GATCATGAAGTCGTCGTTAGCATCAGCCTTGACACCCTTGACAGAGAAGCGGCCGATCCATGGGTTGAGATTGCCAGGGAGCGTCTCGGGCTTGGAGTAGCGGGCCTCAAGGTCGAAAGGCTGCTTGCGGTAGAAGGTGAGAATCTTGGTCGAGGGCATTACGTTGCCCTTGTTGAAGACAGTCAAGCTGGTGTCTTCATCGGGAATATCGGGAGACTGCTCCCATGTGAACTCGATGGGGTATGAAACGATGTCATGAACGGAGAAATCACGGACACGGAAGACAGGGGAGAGGATAGCACAGGCGAAAGCACATCCGCGGGCGATGGCCTCATCCTGGTTAAGTGTGAAGGAAAGGTTCTTGTTGAAGAACTTGTTGACGGCCTCCTTGATGGCGGGGACACGAGTGCAGCCACCGACCATCTCGACGAAGTCAATGTCCTCGGGCTTAAGCTTAGCTTCCGCAAGAGCTTGTTCCAGAGGAACTGTGACGCGGTCCAAAAGAGGCTTAACCAtctcttccaactcctcaCGCTTGACAACAGCGCGAACATCGACGTCCTCCATGAGGGACTCGATGCTAATGGGGGCAAGCGTGTTGGCCGAGAGAAtcttcttgagcttctcggcAGCGACAAGGGTACGAGCCCAAGCCTTGGGGTTGGTACGGATGTCGATCTTGAACTTCTCCTTGAACTCTTCGGCAAAGTGGTCGGTCAGAGCCTTGTCGAAGTTACGGCCACCGAAGTGGCGGTCGCAAGCCGTGGACTTGACGTTGAGCTCGCCCTTGCGGAACTCGACAACGGTGGCAGTGTAGTCACAGTATCCGATGTCGACGAACATGACTCGCCTGGGCTTCTCCTCGGGTTCGGGAAGGTCAACCTTGGTGATACCGTAGCCGAGAGCAGTCGCCGTGCAGTCGTTGATCAGTCTGAGAACCTTGAGGCCAGCAATCTCACCAGCATCGAGCATGGCGCGGCGCTGGATGTCGGTGAACCAAGCCGGAACACTGATGGTGACGTCCGTGACGGGGAGTCTCAATTCTTTAGAGGTGATGTCGCGGATCTTGGTCAGGTACATGGCGACCAGCTGGATGGCAGTGAACTTTTCCTTCTTGCCCAGGTAGCTAACCTCAGCACCAGCCTGGCCATTGACGTCACATAGTTGCGCGACGCTGAATTCCTGCTCAAGCTGAATATCGGGATCGCTAAATGAGCGACCGATTAGGCGCTTGAGGTTTCCAACCGTGTTCTTGAGGTTGGAAGTCTCTTGTGTCTTCGCGGCTTCACCAATGTGTCTGCTTCTAGCGCTGAATCCGACAAGGGAACTATTCGCAGGCTCTAAGTTAGTATAAGcaagaagcgaaggaagagtAAAAGACGCAGAAACTGCAAAGGAATAGTACATACGGAGTTTGTCGGTTGGAAACTTCGTTGGTGATCTAATTGGGTAGATATCATGTCAGCTCGTGGCCCTTTGGGCAAAGGAAAACAGTAAAATTGGACTGAGGGGCAGAAATACGCACAATGTCGATACCCTTGTTTCGGGCAACGCCAACCTTGGTGCTCTGGGCACCGAAATCTATGCCGACAACAGACATTG
This region of Aspergillus puulaauensis MK2 DNA, chromosome 5, nearly complete sequence genomic DNA includes:
- the hsp88 gene encoding Hsp70 chaperone Hsp88 (BUSCO:EOG092616YZ;~COG:O;~EggNog:ENOG410PFSD;~InterPro:IPR018181,IPR029047,IPR029048,IPR013126, IPR043129;~PFAM:PF00012,PF06723), whose translation is MSVVGIDFGAQSTKVGVARNKGIDIITNEVSNRQTPSLVGFSARSRHIGEAAKTQETSNLKNTVGNLKRLIGRSFSDPDIQLEQEFSVAQLCDVNGQAGAEVSYLGKKEKFTAIQLVAMYLTKIRDITSKELRLPVTDVTISVPAWFTDIQRRAMLDAGEIAGLKVLRLINDCTATALGYGITKVDLPEPEEKPRRVMFVDIGYCDYTATVVEFRKGELNVKSTACDRHFGGRNFDKALTDHFAEEFKEKFKIDIRTNPKAWARTLVAAEKLKKILSANTLAPISIESLMEDVDVRAVVKREELEEMVKPLLDRVTVPLEQALAEAKLKPEDIDFVEMVGGCTRVPAIKEAVNKFFNKNLSFTLNQDEAIARGCAFACAILSPVFRVRDFSVHDIVSYPIEFTWEQSPDIPDEDTSLTVFNKGNVMPSTKILTFYRKQPFDLEARYSKPETLPGNLNPWIGRFSVKGVKADANDDFMICKLKARLNLHGILNVESGYYVEDVEVEEPVPEEGETKDGEPKKTRKVKKQVRKGDLPISIGTAQLEEALKNTWQEQENTMYMDDKLIAETDEKKNELEGTIYEMRDKIDSIYADFASEEEKDKLRSKLTDLEDWLYEEGDDTTKSVYVAKLDEIRFVAGPIIQRHREKQDAEREAILKAQEEEAAKKRAEVEAKRKAEEEAKAAEEAKKAAENPDAEMKDAPAEGEGAENADADKQ